In a single window of the bacterium genome:
- a CDS encoding NifU family protein: MSERVEAALDLIRPALIMDGGNVDLVDVTEDGVVLVRLVGACHGCPASTMTLRAGIEATLKQEIPEVTRVESVF; the protein is encoded by the coding sequence CTGAGCGAGCGCGTCGAAGCGGCCCTGGATCTGATCCGGCCGGCGCTGATCATGGATGGCGGCAACGTGGACCTCGTCGACGTCACCGAGGACGGCGTCGTGCTCGTCCGTCTCGTCGGCGCCTGCCACGGTTGCCCGGCCAGCACGATGACCCTGCGCGCCGGCATCGAGGCCACGCTCAAGCAGGAGATCCCCGAGGTCACCCGCGTCGAGAGCGTCTTCTAG
- a CDS encoding aminotransferase class I/II-fold pyridoxal phosphate-dependent enzyme: MSKRQHKPDTLCVHAGVGRDAHGAIVPPIYQTSTFRFESVEQGAALFAGGADRGEGYIYTRLGNPTVRGLERALAELEGGHDGLACASGMAAIHTTFAAFLKAGDHVVCSESIYGPVTSLLGGLFARLGVVTQFVDSSDLAALKTAIRPGTAIVHIETPANPTLSVTDIAAAAALAHAAGARLTVDNTFLTPLLQQPLALGADVVMHSLTKFLNGHADVVGGIIVPKTEADWKLLRQTLNLAGGTLPPHDAFLVHRGLKTLALRMARHCESAQRIAEFLARHPAVDWVRFPGLPADPGYALSRQQASGPGGMISFELKGGLAAGRALMEGVQLAALAVSLGGVETLIQHPASMTHASMRAELRRQAGITDGLVRLSVGIEDASEIQADLEQALAKLPMATRA, translated from the coding sequence ATGAGCAAGCGGCAGCACAAGCCCGACACCCTCTGCGTCCACGCGGGCGTCGGCCGCGATGCGCACGGCGCGATCGTGCCGCCGATCTACCAGACCTCGACCTTCCGTTTCGAGAGCGTCGAGCAGGGCGCCGCGCTCTTCGCCGGCGGCGCCGATCGCGGCGAGGGCTACATCTACACGCGGCTCGGCAACCCGACCGTGCGCGGACTCGAGCGCGCGCTCGCCGAACTCGAGGGCGGCCACGACGGCCTCGCCTGCGCGAGCGGCATGGCCGCCATCCACACGACCTTCGCGGCCTTCCTCAAGGCCGGCGATCACGTCGTCTGCAGCGAGTCGATCTACGGGCCGGTGACCAGCCTGCTCGGCGGGCTCTTTGCGCGCCTGGGCGTCGTGACCCAGTTCGTCGACAGCAGCGACCTGGCGGCGCTGAAGACCGCGATCCGGCCGGGGACGGCGATCGTGCACATCGAAACCCCGGCCAACCCGACGCTCTCGGTGACGGACATCGCCGCCGCCGCCGCGCTGGCCCATGCGGCGGGCGCGCGCCTGACCGTGGACAACACCTTCCTGACGCCGCTCCTGCAGCAGCCGCTCGCGCTCGGCGCGGACGTCGTCATGCACAGCCTGACGAAATTCCTCAACGGCCATGCGGACGTGGTGGGCGGCATCATCGTCCCCAAGACCGAGGCCGATTGGAAGCTGCTGCGGCAGACGCTCAACCTGGCCGGCGGTACGCTGCCGCCGCATGACGCCTTCCTCGTCCACCGCGGGCTCAAGACGCTCGCCCTGCGCATGGCTCGCCACTGCGAGAGCGCGCAGCGGATCGCCGAGTTCCTCGCCCGGCACCCGGCCGTGGACTGGGTGCGCTTCCCGGGGCTGCCGGCCGATCCGGGCTATGCGCTCAGCCGCCAGCAGGCCAGCGGGCCCGGCGGTATGATCAGTTTCGAACTGAAGGGCGGACTCGCGGCGGGCCGCGCGCTGATGGAGGGCGTCCAGCTCGCGGCGCTGGCCGTGAGCCTGGGCGGCGTCGAGACGCTCATCCAGCACCCGGCGAGCATGACCCACGCGAGCATGCGAGCCGAGCTGCGACGACAGGCCGGCATCACGGACGGTCTGGTCCGCCTGAGCGTGGGCATCGAAGACGCGAGCGAGATCCAGGCCGACCTGGAGCAGGCCCTGGCCAAACTGCCGATGGCGACGCGCGCGTAG